In one window of Arachis ipaensis cultivar K30076 chromosome B06, Araip1.1, whole genome shotgun sequence DNA:
- the LOC107647539 gene encoding transcription factor MYB3R-1, whose translation MNGDRKIPVSPSKEQIDGAQKIRALHGRTTGPTRRSTKGNWTPEQDEILRKAVQHFKGKNWKKIAECFKDRTDVQCLHRWQKVLNPELVKGPWSKEEDEVIIELVNKYGPKKWSTIAHHLPGRIGKQCRERWHNHLNPGINKEAWTQEEELTLIRAHQIYGNKWAELTKFLPGRTDNSIKNHWHSSVKKKLDSYLASGLLAQFQSAPLAGNPDQQMVLTSEMHSVGDGNGPKRTDREDVSECSQESADSAGLTSNVDLQTREVYKPEEESILGKDHNLSQASCPQHYYISLDDVDICIPEVACQDACCSQFAEQICSHKSGNALTGDYQFNCVDNSEMCNMVNVPFQTEGLGISTLMRPASMDPAKPNNMSISEDECCRFLFSEAVSDGCFSPRVYIKDMDMVDFSGCNMFLCQSCHIQIPSPRESSSTSQLTCPKCSNNFKGSSSSQSFPPVFSASVSRFVYAIVSGGPDNVISSNGTSSSPCVDNIDSEVKQEQPETPKDSSKLVPVNSFGYGSNSKVTCYAKYGKLNEHSKKEDTGTLCYQPPCFPSLDIPFLSCDLAQSEPDMQQEFSPLGIRQLLMSPVTCLTPFRLWDSPSGGDNLDALFKSAAKTFTGTPSILSKRHRDLLSPLSDKRTDKKLVTDMPSSLIKSFSSLDFMFDDNENREADMISPTSLQKWSIAVSVDDDKENCGQTVKDKQVEEKNNSAISDEKNRENGTVKNSSQDSLKHQVDSKMKKIDIDTDNDDDNDNDNVEQPSGILVERNMNDIAPNSPGSDTVLGSSARTPKNLSNRRLEAIPNQRSPCSRVKCVRAKEHEKLSVDVTCVGTTSGKQAKNDGGFETSSIFGDTPFMKSIKSPSAWKSPWFINATFLCSPRIATEISIEDYGYLMSSGNRSYDAIGLMKQISEKTAATYANAQEVLENETPEALPKNASLNDEEGGQDDNHLQKQSAKHSQAASNALMERRILDFSECETTPSKGDNSKSSPVNFSSPSSYLLKGCR comes from the exons ATGAATGGTGACCGGAAAATCCCTGTTTCTCCATCGAAGGAACAGATTGATGGTGCTCAGAAGATTAGAGCATTGCATGG GAGGACTACTGGTCCAACAAGGCGTTCTACAAAAGGGAATTGGACACCTGAACAG GATGAGATCTTGCGGAAGGCTGTTCAGCATTTCAAAGGAAAGAATTGGAAAAAAATAG CGGAGTGTTTCAAGGATAGAACTGATGTACAATGCCTACATAGGTGGCAGAAAGTCTTAAATCCTGAACTTGTCAAGGGCCCATGGTCTAAGGAG GAAGATGAAGTAATTATTGAATTGGTGAATAAATATGGACCTAAAAAATGGTCTACTATTGCTCATCATTTACCAGGACGCATTGGTAAGCAATGTCGAGAAAG GTGGCATAATCATCTTAATcctggtataaacaaggaagcaTGGACACAGGAAGAGGAGTTGACCTTAATCCGTGCTCATCAAATTTATGGAAACAAATGGGCTGAATTAACGAAGTTCTTGCCTGGGAG GACAGATAATTCTATTAAGAACCATTGGCACAGTTCTGTCAAAAAGAAATTGGATTCTTACTTGGCATCAGGGTTGCTTGCTCAGTTTCAATCTGCACCACTTGCTGGAAATCCTGATCAACAGATGGTTTTAACTTCAGAGATGCACTCCGTTGGAGATGGTAATGGTCCTAAGAGGACTGATAGAGAGGATGTTTCAGAGTGTAGCCAAGAATCAGCTGATTCTGCTGGATTGACTAGTaatgttgatctacaaactcgagAGGTGTATAAGCCAGAGGAAGAATCTATTCTAGGAAAGGATCATAATCTGAGTCAAGCATCGTGTCCACAGCATTACTACATATCTCTTGATGATGTGGATATCTGCATCCCAGAAGTTGCTTGCCAAGATGCTTGCTGTTCTCAATTTGCTGAGCAGATATGCTCACACAAATCTGGAAATGCCCTAACTGGGGATTACCAGTTTAATTGTGTGGATAATAGTGAAATGTGTAACATGGTAAATGTTCCCTTTCAGACTGAGGGGTTAGGTATTTCAACTTTGATGAGACCTGCATCTATGGATCCTGCTAAGCCAAATAACATGTCAATATCTGAGGATGAATGTTGCAGATTCCTATTTTCGGAGGCAGTTAGTGATGGATGCTTTTCTCCCAGAGTTTATATTAAAGACATGGACATGGTTGATTTTTCTGGATGCAATATGTTTCTATGTCAATCATGTCATATACAGATACCTTCTCCTCGTGAATCATCTTCGACTTCACAGCTTACTTGTCCAAAGTGTTCTAACAACTTTAAAGGAAGTTCATCTTCTCAATCTTTCCCACCAGTATTTTCTGCTAGTGTTTCTAGATTCGTTTATGCT ATTGTCTCTGGTGGACCTGATAATGTCATTTCTTCTAATGGCACATCCAGTTCTCCTTGTGTTGACAATATAGATAGTGAAGTAAAGCAAGAGCAACCAGAAACTCCGAAGGATTCTTCAAAATTGGTCCCTGTAAATAGTTTTGGTTATGGATCAAATTCTAAGGTAACTTGTTATGCAAAATATGGGAAGTTGAATGAGCATTCAAAAAAGGAAGATACAGGAACTTTATGCTACCAACCGCCCTGTTTTCCAAGCTTGGATATTCCTTTTCTAAGCTGTGATCTTGCACAATCTGAGCCTGATATGCAGCAAGAATTTAGTCCCCTTGGTATCCGCCAGCTTCTGATGTCTCCTGTAACCTGTCTAACTCCTTTCAGGTTGTGGGACTCACCCTCTGGTGGTGATAATCTAGATGCCTTGTTTAAAAGTGCAGCCAAAACTTTTACTGGTACACCATCCATATTAAGTAAACGACACCGAGATTTGTTATCACCACTTTCAGATAAAAGAACTGACAAGAAACTTGTGACAGACATGCCATCCAGCTTGATAAAAAGCTTTTCCAGCTTGGACTTTATGTTTGATGACAATGAGAATCGGGAGGCAGATATGATTTCTCCGACTTCATTACAAAAATGGAGCATTGCTGTGTCTGttgatgatgataaagaaaaTTGTGGTCAAACTGTTAAAGATAAACAAGTAGAAGAGAAAAATAATTCTGCCATTTCGGATGAAAAGAACAGAGAAAATGGGACTGTCAAAAATAGCTCTCAGGATAGCCTTAAGCATCAAGTTGATTCAAAGATGAAGAAGATTGATATTGACactgataatgatgatgataatgataatgataat GTTGAACAGCCTTCTGGAATTTTGGTTGAACGTAATATGAATGATATAGCACCAAATTCTCCTGGATCAGACACAGTTCTAGGTTCAAGTGCTCGAACTCCCAAGAACTTGAGCAATAGGAGGTTGGAAGCAATTCCGAATCAGCGCAGTCCATGCTCAAGGGTCAAGTGTGTCCGGGCAAAGGAGCATGAAAAGCTTTCAGTTGATGTCACTTGTGTAGGGACGACTTCAGGGAAACAAGCCAAAAATGATGGTGGTTTTGAAACAAGTAGCAT ATTTGGTGACACACCTTTTATGAAAAGCATTAAATCACCTTCTGCATGGAAATCTCCATGGTTCATCAACGCAACATTTCTGTGCAGCCCCAGGATTGCTACTGAAATTTCAATTGAG GATTATGGGTACTTAATGAGCTCAGGCAATAGAAGCTATGACGCCATCGGTCTGATGAAACAGATCAGTGAAAAAACTGCTGCTACATATGCTAATGCTCAAGAAGTTTTGGAAAATGAAACTCCTGAAGCATTGCCTAAAAATGCATCTTTAAATGACGAAGAAGGTGGTCAGGATGATAATCATCTGCAGAAACAGTCTGCTAAGCATTCTCAGGCAGCTTCAAATGCATTG ATGGAACGACGCATACTTGACTTTAGTGAATGTGAAACAACACCAAGCAAAGGTGATAACAGCAAATCCTCACCTGTGAACTTCTCAAGCCCTTCTTCATATTTGTTGAAGGGTTGTAGATAG
- the LOC107647538 gene encoding sulfite exporter TauE/SafE family protein 3-like, giving the protein MGSIRTMVMIMLYFSSVFMLVSGDRIFMKLEGSRFNDTKDYAYEQNLVTNIVEFLWQPGESGYQHVWPDMKLGWQIVVGTIIGFCGAAFGSVGGVGGGGIYVPMLTLIIGFDQKSSTAISKCMIMGAALSSVHYNLKLRHPTMNAPMIDYDLALLIQPMLMLGISIGVIFNVIFPEWLVTILLLVLFLGTSTKAFLKGVETWKKETIMKKEAMRRLESNGAASEVEYRPIPTGPNAIKHIEKHEVTLIENVCWNEFGLLVLVWILFLAIQITKACMLIFFLHIFNRKFIATNYYTTTCSTSYWVLEGLQIPVALGVCVYEAVSLYKGRRTLSSIGEGGTNFSVFQLIMYCFFGVVAGVVGGLLGLGGGFIMGPLFLELGVPPQVSSATATFAMTFSSSMSVVQYYLLKRFPVP; this is encoded by the exons atgggTTCGATTCGGACGATGGTGATGATAATGTTATACTTTTCATCGGTTTTCATGTTAGTTTCGGGAGATAGAATTTTCATGAAGCTGGAAGGGTCAAGATTCAATGATACAAAGGATTATGCTTATGAACAGAATTTAGTTACCAATATTGTAGAGTTCTTATGGCAACCGGGAGAATCAGGTTATCAACATGTCTGGCCG GATATGAAACTTGGGTGGCAAATAGTTGTGGGCACAATAATAGGTTTCTGTGGAGCAGCATTTGGAAGTGTAggaggtgttggtggtggtggcatATACGTTCCTATGCTTACTCTTATTATTGGGTTTGATCAGAAATCATCCACAGCTATTTCAAAAT GTATGATAATGGGTGCAGCATTGTCAAGTGTTCACTATAACCTTAAACTGAGGCATCCTACAATGAATGCTCCTATGATTGACTATGATTTGGCACTTCTCATTCAACCAATGCTCATGCTTGGCATAAGCATTGGAGTGATTTTTAATGTTATATTTCCTGAATGGCTGGTCACCATTTTGCTGCTTGTTCTTTTCTTAG GAACATCAACAAAAGCATTCCTTAAAGGTGTTGAAACATGGAAAAAGGAAACAATAATGAAAAAG GAAGCTATGAGGAGACTAGAGTCAAACG GTGCTGCGTCTGAAGTAGAATACAGACCAATTCCTACTGGCCCTAATGCCATTAAACACATAGAGAAGCATGAG GTGACTCTCATTGAAAACGTATGTTGGAATGAATTTGGACTTCTTGTTCTAGTTTggattttattccttgcaatACAAATTACCAAGGCATGCATGCTAATTTTCTTTCTTCATATCTTCAATAGAAAGTTTATTGCAACC AACTACTATACAACCACTTGTTCAACATCATATTGGGTATTGGAAGGGTTACAG ATTCCAGTTGCATTAGGGGTGTGTGTATATGAGGCGGTTTCATTGTATAAGGGAAGGAGAACACTTTCATCCATAGGAGAAGGAGGAACAAATTTCAGTGTGTTTCAACTAATCATGTATTGTTTCTTTGGAGTGGTTGCTGGAGTGGTTGGTGGCTTGCTGGGTCTTGGTGGAGGATTCATAATGGGACCTCTCTTTCTTGAGTTGGGGGTCCCACCTCAGGTTTCAAGTGCGACTGCCACGTTTGCCATGACCTTTTCCTCTTCTATGTCTGTCGTACAGTACTACCTCTTGAAACGGTTTCCGGTTCCT
- the LOC107647537 gene encoding B3 domain-containing protein At2g24670-like yields MVAKMRSKKTLKELLKLDLKTIEAMAPNPFRLTRIDVLVSLQNPEYCKVNRAAIKANQSLYRKEDHAVLKRFFKALKLHHSLGKASMKKNKDKRTPDKKNAASSPSTGSTLASTSTTKTDIPELPEIFKAIIASLKGFDVTFVMQRKLTKTDLEPNNSRLAMPEKQINEECKFLAHKDAEILRILEARDGKGRLIGMKVGLIEPSGEVCHDQVLKKWNMTSASTYNLASSSWCDIARRNHLRKDHLLNIWCFNDAANKFYFLLHHVGSEPFEPCNEIKTC; encoded by the coding sequence ATGGTTGCCAAGATGAGAAGCAAGAAAACTTTGAAGGAGTTGTTGAAGCTGGATTTGAAAACAATAGAAGCTATGGCTCCGAATCCATTCCGCCTTACAAGAATTGACGTCTTAGTGTCCCTGCAGAATCCGGAGTACTGCAAAGTGAACCGGGCAGCAATTAAGGCAAATCAGAGTCTCTACCGCAAAGAGGACCACGCTGTACTCAAGAGGTTCTTCAAAGCTTTGAAGCTGCACCACTCTCTTGGAAAGGCAAGCATGAAAAAGAATAAAGACAAGAGGACGCCGGATAAGAAGAATGCTGCATCATCACCTTCAACAGGATCCACATTAGCATCTACATCAACAACAAAGACTGATATTCCAGAGCTTCCGGAAATTTTCAAGGCGATTATAGCTTCATTGAAAGGATTTGATGTAACTTTTGTGATGCAGAGGAAGTTAACAAAGACTGATTTGGAGCCTAATAACAGCCGGTTGGCGATGCCGGAGAAGCAGATAAACGAGGAGTGCAAGTTCTTGGCACACAAAGACGCGGAGATTCTGAGGATTCTTGAGGCTCGGGATGGGAAGGGGCGGCTGATTGGGATGAAAGTAGGGCTCATAGAACCGTCAGGTGAAGTGTGCCATGATCAGGTTCTGAAGAAGTGGAATATGACCTCTGCATCAACTTATAATCTAGCGAGTTCTTCTTGGTGCGACATTGCTAGGAGGAATCATCTCAGGAAAGATCATCTTCTCAACATTTGGTGCTTCAATGATGCCGCCAataagttttattttcttctccatCATGTAGGCTCTGAACCTTTTGAGCCTTGCAATGAAATCAAGACTTGCTAA